The DNA sequence TGTACGGAAAAATGGCTTGGGATGAAGTAGCTCCGACTATCACGGCCCGATTCGATAGCTTCACGCGTGGTCTCTTCGGGCATCCCGAACAGCTCCGCACCATTTCGTTGCGCGAAGGGGCCCTGCTGCAAACGTTTCCGCAGGATTTTGTGTTCAGCGGGTCGAAAGTGGACATTGCGCGACAAATCGGCAATGCCGTTCCCGTTAAGCTGGCCGAAGTACTCGGGCGGCAAATAATCTCGTGCCACTCAATAAAAGCAAAACAATATGACCTTTCAGACGCTGTCTCGTAAGTACCTCAAAGAATTAGAGCAAACCTTCCAAGCGAGTGTTACAGGAGGAGCGACGCCGGAGCTGTCGTACCGCCCCGCGTTGGATGCGTTTTTGCGAGACTTAAAGGAAGAGATCTACAAAGATGGCATCGAAATCATATTCGAGCCCCGGAAGCAGCAAATGGCCGGCAGACCAGATTGGCGGTTTTATCACAAAACCAATCTCGGGGTGTACGGATTCATCGAGGCGAAAGCTCTAAATCCTGAGAACGCTTTGAATCCGTCGAAAGACGAAGAACAGATTCAACGCTATCTTGCACTTCAACAAAATCTAATACTTACGGATGGTATCGATTTTATTTTCTATCTGACAGCAGAGAACTGGAAACCGATCACAGTCTCATTGCTGCCGAAGCCGCTTCCGTCCACCGGTTGGGACAAGCTGGATCCGAATCCATTGTTGGAAGCTCGATTCAAGCAATTTTTTTCGTCTCCGCATCAACGTGAATGCTCTGAGGAGCACTTAGTTGGCGAAGTTGCCGTTCGAGCCGTACGATTGGCCGAACAAATCGAGGAATTGGTTCCTTTGGACCCTGCCGCTGCGCTCAGCGAGAGCGAACAGAAAGTCATCAAGAAACTTCAGTCTCTTAAGAATTTTCTACAACAAAATCATGATCCGTCACTTGCAGCGAGTAAGCCCTTTTCTGACTTTGTCGCTCAGGTGCTTTGTTTCGGTTTGTTGTATTCACATCGCTCAAGCTCACAGGGCGAAGTTACGCCGACAGAACGCTATATGCGCATTCACGAATATTGGATCGATGGCTTAGCAGGAAAAGTGGTCCCGCTTCGACCTTTTCAGGAATTAATTCTCCAATTGAAGGACGAACTAGAGCCTAAAGACCACTACGAATCGGCTTTAAGCACGTGGTACGACGATTGCCGGCGTTTACTCTCATACGTTCGACTTACGACAAACCAGACGCAAACACCGGACTTCCACTTACTATTTGAGCGATTCCTCGAGAAATACGACCCGCAAACGCGATTCGACTTCGGCGCATACTATACGCCTCCCGCGCTCGCGAAGTTCACAGTGTCGGCGGTAGACCACGCCGCTCGCAAGGTTTTCGGAGAGTCGGTATTTACCTCCGGCAATAAGCTGATTGATCCATGTTGCGGCACGGGCACTTTCATCGAGCAGATGCTTGAATGTTTACCGGACGGTTCGTCGCCTCAAATTATTGGCTTCGAGATCCTGCCCGCTCCGTACGCGTTGGCTCATTACCGCTTGAGTCTAAAACTGGCAGCGAAAGCGGCTATCAAAAATCAAATCCACGTCTTACTTACTAACACGCTGAGCGACCGCTTGAATCTGCCGGTTGACGCCGAAGCGGAATCTCCTAATCGCTTTCAAGAGGAGCAGATCGACGCTCGAAAGTTTGCAAAACCGCCGATTATCGCGGTAATCGGAAATCCGCCTTCCTCCGATTCCACAAAAGCGGAACATCAATTGGCTAAGGTCTACTCCGACATTGCGGAGCTGATCGAGGATTTTCGTCCCCCTCAGGAACACAGAGGAACACGACAGAACATTCAAAAACAGCTTCGGAATGATTTCGTACGCTTTCTTCGCTGGTCTGCCGATAGGGCAACGAGGAGCGAACGCGGCATCATTGCGCTGATTGTGCCC is a window from the Noviherbaspirillum sp. UKPF54 genome containing:
- a CDS encoding type ISP restriction/modification enzyme gives rise to the protein MTFQTLSRKYLKELEQTFQASVTGGATPELSYRPALDAFLRDLKEEIYKDGIEIIFEPRKQQMAGRPDWRFYHKTNLGVYGFIEAKALNPENALNPSKDEEQIQRYLALQQNLILTDGIDFIFYLTAENWKPITVSLLPKPLPSTGWDKLDPNPLLEARFKQFFSSPHQRECSEEHLVGEVAVRAVRLAEQIEELVPLDPAAALSESEQKVIKKLQSLKNFLQQNHDPSLAASKPFSDFVAQVLCFGLLYSHRSSSQGEVTPTERYMRIHEYWIDGLAGKVVPLRPFQELILQLKDELEPKDHYESALSTWYDDCRRLLSYVRLTTNQTQTPDFHLLFERFLEKYDPQTRFDFGAYYTPPALAKFTVSAVDHAARKVFGESVFTSGNKLIDPCCGTGTFIEQMLECLPDGSSPQIIGFEILPAPYALAHYRLSLKLAAKAAIKNQIHVLLTNTLSDRLNLPVDAEAESPNRFQEEQIDARKFAKPPIIAVIGNPPSSDSTKAEHQLAKVYSDIAELIEDFRPPQEHRGTRQNIQKQLRNDFVRFLRWSADRATRSERGIIALIVPESFLEHGSYRFARKWLAENFRFIWTLDLDADLRSGSAGAGLFNTLQGRALLIAAFDESDSSWSPTTMRYGSIRNLALQEKKDYLTQSMTPERFDRVFDKVVELDALYRFRPSEFYDPELWQSCWPIYSASSKSQLAKGEHSIFVRHSSSLKLGATSLLVHANHALLTRRSKAISKDGVPFAEVQRDWFSGQSKPPTEQKLNALKPSLRKAADRNSATPYLHRPFVNLYAVLDEEVLSALSSMPGGGARARPEVRSAVSIQSNLAFTIAPSRKDIAEDLHRFVSFCWGVPDNDLCRRGNAQFVSRLFPNYKPAKGDWDKTPIPNFDASLIGSIPKIHGMAPDEALVYYSYAMLCSDAYLEAFSGALFTTASSQTIPRLPIAANGDWFREIAESGKRLADLENPKSSIGLSSVRRELLERYEEKDEKKLHGVSQVVQDDGRVTLNLVDANGAALFSTDPVDAAVANIRISGYAVIEEWVKWFSYRYARVPLRKATIEEFLALLSRLEQQLDEISKLNLVIDQVLSQPKAWIKCPSPTV